The Pirellulaceae bacterium genomic interval GTGCGCCGGTCGTGGCGCCTTCATTGGCGGCCTGCATCAATCCGGGCCCGCCGCCGGTGACAATATGGCAGCCCATACGCACTAGATTTTCTGCAAGACGACGGATATTTGCGTATTCTTCGGAGTCGGGTTGCACGCGAGCTGAGCCAAAGATTGAGACGTGATAATCAGGTGTGTGTTTCGGGCGTAGGCGACTGAGGTTGTCGACAACATCCCACAGACGCAGGACAGAATCGTAGAGGACTGTCTTCGCTTGGTCGTAATCTTCCGGTTCGAGGAAAACGAGATTGCGTTCGGGCGACGGTTTATCTTGGTCGGGGTGATTTTTTGTCATGATCGAATAAGTCTGAGGAGGCTTGAGGAATTCGCAAACGTCACCGATGAATTAGGCCTAGTTGGACGATGACGATTTGTCGCAAAGGGGCGAGATTGAAAGCCAATCGGTCATGATAGGGAAAGGGTTCTTGCGACACCTTAGGGTGAATTGTCGTTTGCCGAGTAAAGATTTGAGAGTTTGACCATTAGGCTTTCAAGCGCTAGATAGTATTGGTCGATGTCTAGAACGGCTTTCTTTTGCCGCAGGGATTCGATTTGTCTTTCAAGGTCATCCCGTTCGGCAAGGGAGTCAGCTGATAAGGACTTATGTTCCGGAAATTGATATAGGACGATTTGATGTGCCTGTAGCCCATCGAGTGCAGAACCATCGCGAGCTGCTTTTTCTGCGCGGATTCCGCGAAAAAATGTGCGCGGAGTGCCGAGACCGTCGCCATTATCGTCAATCAGACTGTGTTCGGTTGCAAGTCTGGATTCTTCCTCGTAGAAGCGTGCAACTCGATTGGATGCAAAGAGAAATGATTCCAACAATGAAATGGCATTATCGTGGTCTAGATCGGCCGTGACATCGGTCAATGACAATGAGAAAAAGTCGCCGAATCGCGAGAAGTTTTGTTCTGCGCTGCTACGCGTCGCAGTGATGATTGTTCGGTGGTCGCCAGTCAGTTGACGCAGAAACGCGGCGCTTGACGAGGAACATTGAATCACGGCAACTTGTCGTGATGAGTCGCCGATCCATTGTGCCAGTTCGTTGGCTGAGACGTCCGGTCCTCGTAGGTTGAATTTCGCAACACCTTGCGCGTGCGTTCCATGTCCAAGCATGACTAGGATCAAGGGAGAGGAGGATGGGCCCAATTGGGACTTGAGTGTTGTCTGGAGTTGTTGCCGATCGTCGTTGTCGGCCTTGTTGTCGCGACCGATGACGGTAGTTTCTGCCTTGATCGCTTCGCCCAGGTTTTTCCAGCGAGCTGCCCAGAGCTGGAACTGCGTGTCGTACTCCGGTAGACCTCCGGCACCAATCACGATCACGATCGATGGGCGTGACTCATTGGACGCGATTGCGGGTGTTGCAAGAAAAGCTCCGCTGGCGATTCCCCACATGATAAGCAAGGTGGTTTTCATGCGAGCCCTTTCCAGCGACGCAAGCCCCATTCTGTACACAAACAGAGTATGGCTAGGCCGAAAATAAACGGTTGATGCCAAAGTGGATAAACCCAAGGTTCGGTGACCGGTACTTTCCGTCGTGAGAGGCTTTTAACAAAGCGCTCTAATTGTTTAGGACGGATCACTTCACCCCCGGTGTCATTGGCAATCTGTTCAAGCTGTTCGAGGTTAGGTTGAATGCGGGAAAATTCGCGCACGGATGTTTCAGTGCTCCATCCCCCGACTCGTTTTGCGATGGGGCTGCCGTCGGGCGCTTCGACCTCGGCGGTCACCCGATATCCTCCGCTTTGGGCTGGCCAATATCGGCTGGTGTAGAGTCCCGGTCGTGACGGATCTGCCTCTGCATCCAGCTGGAATTTGTTGTTATTGGGTTCTTCGATGGTTAGTTTGACGGTGGCGCCGTCTTCGGCTGCGAATTCTTCGTCCCGAACCGTTGTGTTCAACGTGATACTTTCCCCATCGTCCGAAGCTACCGCTTCGAGTTCAACTCGACGAGGACCGTCGGCCGTAAGCCACCGCATGGTCTGGCGCCAAAAAACTGCCAAGTCGTCCGGATCGCTTTCCTTGCGTTGCATGGACCAACGCCAAAAATCGCCAATCAATGCAGATGCTGTCCGGCCTTTTCCGAACCGTTGCGTCGCGATTGCAGGCGCCGGATCGCCCGTTTGATTGCTGGCGGTTGCGATCACGGAAGCTCCTGGTTTTGCCTTGCCACTCGGATTCAGCGTGAGGAACTCGGGCATCGACTCCAGACGCTTTTCTTCTTCACGCTCTGTCGCTCGCAACCGAATCCAAGGTTCGAGCCAGCCCTCTCGAGTCAGGTTGAGTGAAACCGATTCCTCGGTGCGACGCGATTTGGGGGCGAGGTAGACGGGCAGTAATTCCTCCAAGGGTGTTCGTTGATAGTTGCCCAAGTGGAATGATGAAGGTCCACCAAGCATCAGCAGGCCTCCACCTCGTTGACTAACGTAGCGTCGAATCAACAGTAACTGATCGGGGGAAAAAAAGCTTGATTCCAGGTCGTCGATCACCAGTGCATGATAGGCGAAGAGCTCTTCTGCCGATTGCGGAAAACCATCCCGGAGTTCGCTTTCATCTTCGATACCCAGTCGTACCATGACCGGCTGATTGTAAGTTTCCGCGTCTTCCGCATCTCGATTGTCAAAACCTTCAAACAGTCGATTTGTGTCACCCGTTCCTTGGGTGTCTCGAAAGGCAAACTTGGGTTCCTTGTTGGCGATGCGGAGCAGGCCGACTAAGCTGATTTCGTCATCTTCTTGAAGTGCTCGTCGCAGGAATTTGAATTCCCAGTTGGGCCGACCGCTCACATACAAGACCCGATACGGACCGCCTCCGCGGTTTATCATGATGGTGCGAGTATTGTTTTTAACGGTCGCTTCCAGTTTTGAGGGAGCTTGAAGTTTCCGCTCTCGCTCACTTTCCGCGAATACATTTAATTTGTAAAACGTCAAGCCGGATTCGTCTGGCCGGAAACGGAAGCGAACCGTGTTGTCCGATTGATCAGCTGCCAAGTCAAACGACTGCTCTTCGAGAACCTGGCCATTAGGAGTCAATAATTCCACCGTTGCACGCGTGCGACCGTGACCTTCGCTGGCAACTTTTGCAGTGACGGTTGTCGGTGACGTCTCAAAATTTGTCTGGCTTATTTGTACGTCTTCGATACGAATGTCAGCTGCGACTGGTGCATCGGATTCGATCACTGGGAAAATAGGGAAAGTGATTTCCGAGCAATCAATCGGCGTCGCCTCTGTGGCATTCCCGTCGCTAATGAGGATGGCGCCTGCGATAGGGCGACCAAGGAAACGTTCCTGGAGAGATTGCAGGGCCCGTCCGAGTCGACTGCTATTTCCCTGAAACTCTAAAGGAGTTTGCGGGTCGAGCCGACGGAGTTGCCGATCGAACGCGTAGCTGCGAAGATCAAAATCCTGCTCGAGTCGTGTCCGCCAAGCCTGATTCTGGTCGGCCAGCCAGCGGTTGATAAGGTCGTCCTCTGGGATGCCGCGTTTATCGATCAACATGCTCTCGCTGTCGTCGATCAATAGAGCAATAACATTCGCTTGAGGGCGTGGTCGAGTTCCGCTTACAAGTGGCTCGAGCAGACATAAGGAAATGGCAAGAATAGCGATAATTTTGAGACCCGCAGCAACAGCTCGTACGGTACCATGAGCGGCAGCGCGATAATACGACCAGACCACCACAGCGATCAAGATCACTGCAATCGAAGCGGTGGGTAGAATCCAATCAGGTGATCCCCAGACGATGTGCGTCATTCTGTCACGCCCCCACCGATGGATTCGTAATAACGTTGGACGCGATCTTCAAAGGTTTGTGGCACAGCATCTCTATCAATGGGAACAAGCTGCTCGCGTTTTCCCGAGCGTCGAAGCAACTCTTCGGTGACTTCTTGTTTAAGTTCGCTAAGCGGGTTTGCGAGCATCTCCTGAACGAGCGGCCAATGTGGTTCTTTGGAATGGCGTTTGAAATCTAGACGAAACCCTCTTGCGCGATCTCGGATCTGTGCAGCGCGGGACGATAAATCAGGATCATCGAGTATTTCCTCAATGTCCCTAAGTCGATCGGACCATTCACGGAATTCATCGCCGGTAAGTGGTCCACCACCCGAACTTTCATTTATGGAATCCAGTAGGCCACCGCCGTCGAGTTGCCTGGATTGATTGGGGCTACCCGGTTGTTGTTGACCCGGTTGTTGTTGACCCGGTTGTTGTTGACCCGGTTGTTGTTGACCCGGTTGTTGTTGACCCGGTTGCTGTTGACCCGGTTGTTGTTGACCCGGTTGTTGTTGACCCGATTGCTGTTGACCCGGTTGTTGTTGACCCGGTTGTTGTTGACCCGGTTGTTGTTGACCCGGTTGCTGTTGGCCCGGTTCTTGTTGGCCCGGTTGCTGTTGGCCCGGTTGCTGTTGACCCGGTTGTTGTTGGCCCGGTTCTTGTTGGCCCGGTTGCTGTTGGCCCGGTTGCTGTTGGCCCGGTTGCTGTTGGCCCGGTTGCTGTTGACCCGGTTGTTGTTGACCCGGTTGCTGTTGACCCGGTTGCTGTTGACCCGGTTGCTGTTGACCCGGTTGCTGTTGACCCGGTTGCTGTTGACCCGGGCTGTTTTGTTGCAGTTCGTTATCAAGTTGCCGCATCAATTCCGCAAGCTCTGCGTTTGCCATGCGCAGTGATTCGATTTCACTTCCTAAGACGCTTTCGGCAGACTCCTCGATGTTTTCACGAAGGCTCTGGATGGCGTTTGCGGCCTCTTTCTCGAGTTGTTGAGCTTGATCACGCAGTCCTTGATCTAGAAGCTCACTTGCAGACTGTAGGTTTTGCCCCGCGCGACTTCGCGATGCATCGCGAAAGGTGTCGTAAAGTTGTTGTGCGAGTAGTGGTTCAGCATCCTCCGCTTCGGTAACAGTTTGTTCAACGTCGTCTAAGAGGTTTTCCAGATCTCGCTTTTGTTGTTGTAGGGCATCGCGTATCGCGTCGCTGTCGTTGGAACGCCGCAGTCCAGGTTGCGGCGCGTTGCTGGTTTCATTTAACTGATCCGACAACTCCTGTTGCCGTTCATCGATCGTTCTGGCCTGCTGCCGCATATTACGCATTTCTTCGGTAAATTGCTGCGCGGCTTGTTCGCGTAATTCATCCCTTATTTGCTCGAACTCACGCTCGGCTCGCGTACCAGCAGTGAGTGCCTCAGGGATGTCTCCCTCTTGCAGAGCTTCCGAACTTTGTTGTAGTTGATCTCGTGATTGTTCTAACTGTTGACGAGTTGCTTCCAGATTCGATTGATCTTCGGCTTCTTCCAGACGTTCATTCAGTTCGTCGGAGTCTCGCAGCAGTTCCTGTTGCTGTTCCCGTAAACGTTTGAGCTGACGTTCAAACTTTTCTCGTTCTGTCGGGGAGGCTTCTTCCTCCAAGGCTGTCTGTAATTCCTTAAGCTGTTTGTTAATATCGGCTTGGCGACGGGCGAGGTCTCGCAGACGGCTAATAATTTGTCGAACGTCTCGTTGCGCGTCTGAATCTTGTTGTTGTTGAGCTTCGCGTTCGGTCTCGTATCGTTGTTCCTCTTCGTCGAGCTCTAATTCCTGTAATTGTTGTTGCGAACGGCTCGAAGAGGATGATGATGACGAACTGCTGGAGCTTGAGGCTTGTTGGGACGAACGGATAACTTCGGATTCGCGTGCTCGTAATCGGAGTAAGCCTTGGTAAGCGTTTTGTTCGTGAGCGAGAGCTGTTTCCAACTGCTTGGAATCTTCGTCGGCTGCGGACAATGCCGTGATAGCTTTTTGCATGGCAGTCCGTACTGCGTCGGCATGATCTTGGGATTCCTGGTCAGCTACATTTTGGATCAATTGTTCTAGCAGTGTGATGGCAGATTGTTGAGATTCAAGAATAACCGACAGGTCATCCGTGAAGCTTTTCGATTCCGCTTTTAAGTCATTCCGACGAATGAGGTTCCACGTGGCGGTAACAATTTGTTTTTGCAGATCGGCAAGTTGCTCGGCTTGCTGGGTGTTTTGATTGCCTTGGCTTTCGCCCTGTTGCTGTTGCTGTTGCTGAGCGGCGTCTTCGGCCGAGGGTTGTTCACCCTGGCGGAAGATTTCCTCAAAACGTCTTACCTCGACGAAAAACATGTCGCCGCGTGTCCGTCGTACTTCACCATCGGAGCCACGGTCTTCCGCCCAGAAATGATAAGCGAGTAATTGGTCCGGTCTTGCATTCATCGATTCAAAATCGAATTGATGATTGATCGTTGCCTTTTCTCGCGGTTGCACCGTGCCACCAAGCTGGACGTCCCGGATCGGTTGCGTGCCGATGTTGTAGGCGATGCCAAAACGTTCCAATCCGAAGTCGTCCCAGGCAGTGGCTTTGAGATCAAGTTCCTCGAGGGCGGAAACGCTAAGATCACGGGCGTTCTCAAGTTTGATTTCGGCGGGCCGATTGGGAATGGCTTTGGCGGATAACTGGGGTGGATACTTGTTTTTCCGACCTTTCTGATCCGTCAAAATTAATTCCCACTTCATATTCTGTTTCAGTGTGATGGAAGCGAGGTAGGTAAGAGGCCGATTTGGATCTGCCACCAGGGGTAGGCGATTACCGTCTTTGGTGACAAGCTCGGCGCTTTGAAGCGGCTTGTTAACAGAACAAATCCAGGTCAATCGAGTGCCTTCGACCGTATTGATGCGGCGTGTATCAAGTACTGTCTTAGTGGGCAGGTTGGTGTAGGCAGGGTATTGCAGCCGGGCATCGGCTTGGACCAAGTTCGGGAAATCGAAAACCGTAATCCGGTATCGGTCTGAGGATTGGTCAGAAAACTCCACGTGATAGTCAAATGACTCGGAGACTTCAGGGAGGTTAATTCCGAACAGCGGGTCATCGAGGCTGCGAGTCATGGGCAGGCTGCGCTGGGGGCCAGTCTGATCGGCGATCAAGAGGGTGGACTGGTGGGGAGTAATGCCTGAAAAGCGAGCGATTACGGTCAGATTGGAGCCACGCTCTAATTCCGAATCGCCGGGCTCAACGGTGATTTCCAACGGTACGAGTGGATTGCTTGGTAAGTCGGGTGGACTTTCTGCAAAATGGTTGGTTGCAATGGAGTCTGTGGCGATTAGGCGAGCGGATAAAACGCCGACGAGCAATATGGAAAAAACGCCCGCCAACCGTGCGATTGTCATACGTTTTGTTGAGATGACCGATTCCCAATGATGTTTGCGATCGTGAGTCAGCGCTTCCTTCACGACTTGTTGCTTGAGGTAACCGCCCGGCTCCTGCAAATGGGTAGATGACGTTTGATCAACGGCTGTGAGAAGTCGTTGTTGTAAGGCGGGGAAGTGGTCTTCGACGGTTTTTGCCACTTGATTAAGATCGCGATGGGCGCGTCGCGCGAAAAGCAGCACCAGACCGATGGCGGTCAGAGTTAGTGCGATGATTACCCAGCCAACAACTGAGATGTCGACTGAAAGATAAGTCGCAATGGTTGGGGTCAGGGCGAGACTGCTTGCTGACAACAGGCAGACGATAGCAATCGCGAGCCAACGCGAGAAGCCACGCAGACGCAGTTGCGTTTTCGTAAGTTGTTGCAGCAGTTGAAGGTCCATGACCGTTGTTCTCCAATTGATGGGTTATTCGCCCATTTGTCGATTCGCACGTCTGCCGAGTCGTCCGCCTAGCCAACTTTCTGCAATCAGCAGTCCTAAGGCGCCGAGGATTAGCCACCGCCACATCTGTTGTTGCGACTCCAATTCAATATCTCTTAGTTGACGGTCTTGTTCGACGATTTCTTTACCGCTTAAATGGTCTTCGAGGCGAAGACCCCGTTGTTCCAGTTCTGCTTTATCCAGTGGGTCAAGTTGCGATTCAGTCAAGGCAATGTTGAACGCGAGTTCACGGGTTTGACCGTCCTGAATGGATTGATAGATCCCCGGCTGATGGGCTTGGTCGAAGGAAAAGGGTGCATCTTTCAGTTCGAATCTTTCTCCATCAGGGGCAACGACTTCCACTGAACGACTGGCCTCTGCAAAATCGACGTGACTGCCCACCTGATGGGAATCGGTGAGTTCGGAAGTATCTTGATTGTCATCAAACATACCGGCTACCAGTGGGAGAAACTTTGTGGACAAAGCCAGCTGGCTTTCGCTGGGTTGCCAGCCAGTGGTAAGGATCCAGGCCGTTCCTTGACCCACAGTGCGTTGAACAAGTGCTGGAGCTTTGTTATCAAAGCTGGCGAGAATATCCCAGGGACTTTCGTGATCGGTTGAGAGATACCGATGTTTCCAAATGCGGATTTTCGTGAAGTCGTTAAAGCGAGGATCGGCGAAGGGAGCGAACAATGAATGTTGGAAGTCGATATATCCGAACATGGCGTACGATTGAATGATGGCTTCATCGATTTGCACAGATTTTAGATCCAAAAGATTCGCCAACATCGTCGACATCTGTTCGTCCTGGGCGCTATGTGTTTCCAGCACGAAGAGGATTCGGCCTCCCTCGGTGAGGTAATTACGCAAAGGTTGGTACTGATTCTCACTGACGGGTTGTGAAATCACAACGAGTGGGCAAGCGATTGGATCGAGTGTTTCCAGATTGGCGGGTGGCCACTGAGTTTTTGAGACAACTGAGTAGCGTGGTGTATCGAGAACAAGCTTGTGCAGAAAAAAATCCAGTGATTGCGTTGTGTTGTCGGCAATACCCAAATGAAGCAATTGTTTTGTGATGGCCGTCGAACGAGCGATGTAATGCTGATTGTCAAAATCTGCGTGATCTCCCGAGAGGGTTAGAACGCGGGAAGACGGATGGCGTTTGACCCGAACCGATCGCTGTTGATTGGGAGGAACTTGGAGCGAACGGTCGTATTGGGGGTTGGCTTCCTCTTCATCGGTCAGCCATTTGAGTTCGAATTCGCTTGTGCTGCTACTGGGCGTATTCGTAACGCGAACCAAAAGTTCGTCGGAGCCAGTCGACGAATCAGGATGTAATCGATGTAGGCTCGCATTCCCGGATTGAATCGGAACAACCTGTCGGAGATCGACTCCGATTTGCGGTGGCCACCGGATACCGTCGAGTCCTTTCAGACTGCTGCCAACCTGGAAATCTGTGATCAATACAATTTGGCCAGAGGCCGTTCGTGTCCCTTCATTTTCTACTTCGGATCCATGCAATAATTCCAATGCGGCTGGTAACGCTTTTCCGAGATCGGTTGCGAGCCAGCTAGGCGAAAGAGTTTTCAATTTTTCACGGAATAATTCGCTTCGCTGACTCGATGTCATACGGGAATGATTTTCCAGGCCGATAACTTGAGTTACGTTGTTGTCAAAAGCAAGGAGTGCAACGCGGTCTGTGGGCAAGAGGTCATCGACTACGGCCGCTACCTCATCGGTGGCACGTTTCCAAAGATCGGGACGTTTCATACTGGCACTTGTGTCCAATAAGACAACGACCTCTCTCGAGGGCACGAAGCCATCCTGTAGATAAGAGCGGAGGAAAGGCCGCGCGAATGCGGACGCCAGCAGGAGCAATGCTAGTCCTCGCAGCAACAGCAGTAGCAGATTATCCAACCGACTTCGTCGTGTTAGTCGAGGCGGCGAGGCTTTGAGGAACATCAGTGAACTGAAGGTTTGCTCACCCTTGGGACGTCGCTGGATTAAATGAAACAAAATTGGGGCAGAGATAGCGAGCAATCCGAGAGCGTACAGGGGAGCTAAAAAACTCATGGCGATGCTCCCGCTTGCGAGTCGATTTGTCGGCGATGTGAACTGGCTTTACCTTGTCGCATCTGAGCGGCCAACAGTTCAACTAACGCCACATCAAGGGGCACGTCAGTTTTCATCGTTACCAGGTCGATGCCCATCCGATCACAGGCGTTTTGCACCTCCGACGCGTGCTGCTGGAAACATTTCAGGTATTCACCTCGGGCCGCAGCAGGATCGACAAACAGTTCTCGGGAAGATTCAAGATCGCGAAAGGTGGCTGACGTGTCGAAGGTGAAATCGACTTCGGCCGGATCGAGCACCCGCAGAATCAGGACCTCGTGCCCGCGGGACTTCAGATACCCCAGGTGTTTCTCCAGGCGGTCGACGGGTGCGAGCAAGTCTGAGATGACGACGACCAATCCTCGTTTGGCCACGAGTCGAGCGATCTGCTCCAGGGGTGCGAGCAAATCGGTACCTTTTCCTTCCGGAGATCGTTCCAGGAAGACCATCAGTTGATGCAGATGACCATGCCGATGCCTGGCGGGAAGATAGTCACCGAGTTCTTGATCAAAGGTCAGGAGTCCGACGTGATCCCGTTGCAGTGTCAAGTAGTAGCCGAGTGTGGCTGCCAGCGTGCGCGCGTAGTCTGTTTTGGTGTAATCAAGCGATCCGAACGTCATCGAGCGACTGAGGTCAACGACGAGATAACAGCGTCGGTTGGTTTCATCTTCGAAGCGTTTGATGTAATAACGATCGGAACGGGCAAACAGTCGCCAGTCGAGATACCGCGGATCGTCGCCCGGGCAGTATTGGCGATATTCGCTAAATTCGACGGAAAAACCGTGAAAGGGACTGCGGTGAAGTCCGTTATAGAAACCCTCCACAATGGTCTTCGCCCGAAGTGGGAGATTCTTGATGCGCATGATGGCTGCCGGATCGACAAAGTTTGCCGGACTCGCACGTGGAGGCATGCGTTGTTTGGTATTGGCTGACGCCATGACATACTCTCTAACTAGAGACGGTTTCCAGCAAACGTGTGATTACGTTGTCTACGGTGATTCCTTCCGCTTCCGCTTTGTAACCAACCAGGATTCGATGTCGGAGCGTTGGTGCTGCGAGCGCTCGAATATCCTCAAAAGTTGCATGGGCTCGCCCGGAAAGGATAGCGCGTGCTTTGGCTCCAATCACGAGCGTCTGTGCGGCGCGTAATCCCGC includes:
- a CDS encoding BatA domain-containing protein produces the protein MSFLAPLYALGLLAISAPILFHLIQRRPKGEQTFSSLMFLKASPPRLTRRSRLDNLLLLLLRGLALLLLASAFARPFLRSYLQDGFVPSREVVVLLDTSASMKRPDLWKRATDEVAAVVDDLLPTDRVALLAFDNNVTQVIGLENHSRMTSSQRSELFREKLKTLSPSWLATDLGKALPAALELLHGSEVENEGTRTASGQIVLITDFQVGSSLKGLDGIRWPPQIGVDLRQVVPIQSGNASLHRLHPDSSTGSDELLVRVTNTPSSSTSEFELKWLTDEEEANPQYDRSLQVPPNQQRSVRVKRHPSSRVLTLSGDHADFDNQHYIARSTAITKQLLHLGIADNTTQSLDFFLHKLVLDTPRYSVVSKTQWPPANLETLDPIACPLVVISQPVSENQYQPLRNYLTEGGRILFVLETHSAQDEQMSTMLANLLDLKSVQIDEAIIQSYAMFGYIDFQHSLFAPFADPRFNDFTKIRIWKHRYLSTDHESPWDILASFDNKAPALVQRTVGQGTAWILTTGWQPSESQLALSTKFLPLVAGMFDDNQDTSELTDSHQVGSHVDFAEASRSVEVVAPDGERFELKDAPFSFDQAHQPGIYQSIQDGQTRELAFNIALTESQLDPLDKAELEQRGLRLEDHLSGKEIVEQDRQLRDIELESQQQMWRWLILGALGLLIAESWLGGRLGRRANRQMGE
- a CDS encoding DUF58 domain-containing protein, yielding MASANTKQRMPPRASPANFVDPAAIMRIKNLPLRAKTIVEGFYNGLHRSPFHGFSVEFSEYRQYCPGDDPRYLDWRLFARSDRYYIKRFEDETNRRCYLVVDLSRSMTFGSLDYTKTDYARTLAATLGYYLTLQRDHVGLLTFDQELGDYLPARHRHGHLHQLMVFLERSPEGKGTDLLAPLEQIARLVAKRGLVVVISDLLAPVDRLEKHLGYLKSRGHEVLILRVLDPAEVDFTFDTSATFRDLESSRELFVDPAAARGEYLKCFQQHASEVQNACDRMGIDLVTMKTDVPLDVALVELLAAQMRQGKASSHRRQIDSQAGASP
- a CDS encoding glutamine amidotransferase produces the protein MTHIVWGSPDWILPTASIAVILIAVVVWSYYRAAAHGTVRAVAAGLKIIAILAISLCLLEPLVSGTRPRPQANVIALLIDDSESMLIDKRGIPEDDLINRWLADQNQAWRTRLEQDFDLRSYAFDRQLRRLDPQTPLEFQGNSSRLGRALQSLQERFLGRPIAGAILISDGNATEATPIDCSEITFPIFPVIESDAPVAADIRIEDVQISQTNFETSPTTVTAKVASEGHGRTRATVELLTPNGQVLEEQSFDLAADQSDNTVRFRFRPDESGLTFYKLNVFAESERERKLQAPSKLEATVKNNTRTIMINRGGGPYRVLYVSGRPNWEFKFLRRALQEDDEISLVGLLRIANKEPKFAFRDTQGTGDTNRLFEGFDNRDAEDAETYNQPVMVRLGIEDESELRDGFPQSAEELFAYHALVIDDLESSFFSPDQLLLIRRYVSQRGGGLLMLGGPSSFHLGNYQRTPLEELLPVYLAPKSRRTEESVSLNLTREGWLEPWIRLRATEREEEKRLESMPEFLTLNPSGKAKPGASVIATASNQTGDPAPAIATQRFGKGRTASALIGDFWRWSMQRKESDPDDLAVFWRQTMRWLTADGPRRVELEAVASDDGESITLNTTVRDEEFAAEDGATVKLTIEEPNNNKFQLDAEADPSRPGLYTSRYWPAQSGGYRVTAEVEAPDGSPIAKRVGGWSTETSVREFSRIQPNLEQLEQIANDTGGEVIRPKQLERFVKSLSRRKVPVTEPWVYPLWHQPFIFGLAILCLCTEWGLRRWKGLA